A section of the Macaca thibetana thibetana isolate TM-01 chromosome 10, ASM2454274v1, whole genome shotgun sequence genome encodes:
- the WNT7B gene encoding protein Wnt-7b isoform X1 codes for MLLLSPRSALVSVYCPQIFLLLSSGSYLALSSVVALGANIICNKIPGLAPRQRAICQSRPDAIIVIGEGAQMGINECQYQFRFGRWNCSALGEKTVFGQELRVGSREAAFTYAITAAGVAHAVTAACSQGNLSNCGCDREKQGYYNQAEGWKWGGCSADVRYGIDFSRRFVDAREIKKNARRLMNLHNNEAGRKVLEDRMQLECKCHGVSGSCTTKTCWTTLPKFREVGHLLKEKYNAAVQVEVVRASRLRQPTFLRIKQLRSYQKPMETDLVYIEKSPNYCEEDAATGSVGTQGRLCNRTSPGADGCDTMCCGRGYNTHQYTKVWQCNCKFHWCCFVKCNTCSERTEVFTCK; via the exons AGCACTGTCATCAGTGGTGGCCCTGGGAGCCAACATCATCTGCAACAAGATTCCTGGCCTAGCCCCGCGGCAGCGTGCCATCTGCCAGAGCCGGCCCGATGCCATCATTGTGATCGGGGAGGGGGCGCAGATGGGCATCAACGAGTGCCAGTACCAGTTCCGCTTTGGACGCTGGAACTGCTCTGCCCTCGGCGAGAAGACTGTCTTTGGGCAAGAGCTCCGAGTAG GGAGCCGTGAGGCTGCCTTCACGTACGCCATCACCGCGGCTGGCGTAGCACACGCCGTCACTGCTGCCTGCAGCCAAGGCAACCTGAGCAACTGCGGCTGTGACCGAGAGAAGCAGGGCTACTACAACCAGGCCGAGGGCTGGAAGTGGGGTGGCTGCTCGGCCGACGTGCGTTACGGCATCGACTTCTCCCGGCGCTTCGTGGACGCTCGGGAGATCAAGAAGAACGCGCGGCGCCTCATGAACCTGCACAACAATGAGGCCGGCAGGAAG GTTCTGGAGGACCGAATGCAGCTGGAGTGCAAGTGTCACGGCGTGTCTGGCTCCTGCACCACCAAGACCTGCTGGACCACGCTGCCCAAGTTCCGAGAGGTGGGCCACCTGCTGAAGGAGAAATACAACGCGGCCGTGCAGGTGGAGGTGGTGCGGGCCAGCCGCCTGCGGCAGCCCACCTTCCTGCGCATCAAACAGCTGCGCAGCTATCAGAAGCCCATGGAGACGGACCTGGTGTACATCGAGAAGTCACCCAACTACTGCGAGGAGGACGCGGCCACGGGCAGCGTGGGCACGCAGGGCCGCCTCTGCAACCGCACGTCGCCCGGTGCGGACGGCTGTGACACCATGTGCTGTGGCCGAGGCTACAACACCCACCAGTACACCAAGGTGTGGCAGTGCAACTGCAAATTCCACTGGTGCTGCTTCGTCAAGTGCAACACCTGCAGCGAGCGCACCGAGGTCTTCACCTGCAAGTGA
- the WNT7B gene encoding protein Wnt-7b isoform X2 — translation MHRNFRKWIFYVFLCFGVLYVKLGALSSVVALGANIICNKIPGLAPRQRAICQSRPDAIIVIGEGAQMGINECQYQFRFGRWNCSALGEKTVFGQELRVGSREAAFTYAITAAGVAHAVTAACSQGNLSNCGCDREKQGYYNQAEGWKWGGCSADVRYGIDFSRRFVDAREIKKNARRLMNLHNNEAGRKVLEDRMQLECKCHGVSGSCTTKTCWTTLPKFREVGHLLKEKYNAAVQVEVVRASRLRQPTFLRIKQLRSYQKPMETDLVYIEKSPNYCEEDAATGSVGTQGRLCNRTSPGADGCDTMCCGRGYNTHQYTKVWQCNCKFHWCCFVKCNTCSERTEVFTCK, via the exons AGCACTGTCATCAGTGGTGGCCCTGGGAGCCAACATCATCTGCAACAAGATTCCTGGCCTAGCCCCGCGGCAGCGTGCCATCTGCCAGAGCCGGCCCGATGCCATCATTGTGATCGGGGAGGGGGCGCAGATGGGCATCAACGAGTGCCAGTACCAGTTCCGCTTTGGACGCTGGAACTGCTCTGCCCTCGGCGAGAAGACTGTCTTTGGGCAAGAGCTCCGAGTAG GGAGCCGTGAGGCTGCCTTCACGTACGCCATCACCGCGGCTGGCGTAGCACACGCCGTCACTGCTGCCTGCAGCCAAGGCAACCTGAGCAACTGCGGCTGTGACCGAGAGAAGCAGGGCTACTACAACCAGGCCGAGGGCTGGAAGTGGGGTGGCTGCTCGGCCGACGTGCGTTACGGCATCGACTTCTCCCGGCGCTTCGTGGACGCTCGGGAGATCAAGAAGAACGCGCGGCGCCTCATGAACCTGCACAACAATGAGGCCGGCAGGAAG GTTCTGGAGGACCGAATGCAGCTGGAGTGCAAGTGTCACGGCGTGTCTGGCTCCTGCACCACCAAGACCTGCTGGACCACGCTGCCCAAGTTCCGAGAGGTGGGCCACCTGCTGAAGGAGAAATACAACGCGGCCGTGCAGGTGGAGGTGGTGCGGGCCAGCCGCCTGCGGCAGCCCACCTTCCTGCGCATCAAACAGCTGCGCAGCTATCAGAAGCCCATGGAGACGGACCTGGTGTACATCGAGAAGTCACCCAACTACTGCGAGGAGGACGCGGCCACGGGCAGCGTGGGCACGCAGGGCCGCCTCTGCAACCGCACGTCGCCCGGTGCGGACGGCTGTGACACCATGTGCTGTGGCCGAGGCTACAACACCCACCAGTACACCAAGGTGTGGCAGTGCAACTGCAAATTCCACTGGTGCTGCTTCGTCAAGTGCAACACCTGCAGCGAGCGCACCGAGGTCTTCACCTGCAAGTGA